One Fusarium poae strain DAOMC 252244 chromosome 4, whole genome shotgun sequence DNA window includes the following coding sequences:
- a CDS encoding hypothetical protein (TransMembrane:1 (i223-241o)) — translation MSSTQSPPFTLFRRFPPEIQLEILNHCTRNDLVCLSLTNHDFRALLKPIIKFKPRLEWVDQLGNTPDVPQGCYRGGSDIQSSSHCKGISGKDLYYNTHAHRIKRHATTAYACFKCMYYPPDHPTCQVPYCKKHCLCISCPLFMRLRGWMGERRYCSECKQFTTRNKKNKGRCTHGVKKCYSYSRLETRSPDSDPETLKPVGSGSVPCWGPFTKRLLRMTLRTVAILTAAFLILPGLLAFTSTKGRAYITNSPMETEPVDNFVTQDRRLAIVLPANNPDHELCKVITSSIALGYPCPVIVNWGKTYDPSKGWKGGSHLAKITGMLEYLDDVVNPKTPDENRLEENDLVVLSDSYDVWFQLPPDVLIKRYHEANAQANRRLAAQYKGRGKVTMEQTIIVSAQKKCFPPPSSGSVLHCDQLPDSPVRKDLYGPNTDRNPNDFHDNRPKYLNSGSMIGPVGDMRRYFRRVYERMQRGLVNGKDLYSDQGIFAEIFAEQELWRRSLRSHKSVAKDKDIEYLHEEFEYHVGLDYTQRLFIPTVFEEQDGEIIALNDAAGIAEKSKTLNISPRLDGVPEDIQESENPLSKISVRELDIVEDWGEMPLYADFFSEAIPVVVHHNAHKDGAKKRRYTWWDRMWYFPYLRELVETQLKETKARSLLDIVVNGERLLYWDSRASKPQKKPQTFVVGSNGNTTFTTREFTDVCKSKTDHEEAKKPWWDEVFRDGKGDLEG, via the exons ATGTCATCAACGCAATCTCCCCCCTTCACACTCTTCCGCAGATTCCCCCCAGAGATCCAATTAGAGATCTTGAATCACTGCACCCGAAACGACCTCGTCTGTTTGTCTCTAACAAACCACGATTTCCGGGCCCTTCTTAAACCGATTATCAAATTCAAACCACGCTTAGAATGGGTCGACCAGCTTGGTAACACACCTGATGTTCCTCAGGGTTGTTATCGAGGAGGATCAGATATTCAATCAAGCTCTCATTGTAAGGGCATAAGTGGCAAAGATTTGTATTACAACACACACGCGCACCGCATCAAACGACACGCTACCACAGCCTACGCCTGCTTCAAGTGCATGTATTATCCTCCAGACCATCCTACATGTCAGGTACCTTACTGCAAAAAGCACTGCCTTTGTATTTCGTGTCCTCTCTTTATGAGATTACGCGGCTGGATGGGCGAAAGACGATATTGCAGCGAATGCAAACAATTCACAACgagaaataaaaagaacAAAGGACGAT GCACACATGGAGTGAAAAAG TGCTATAGTTACAGCAGACTTGAGACTCGCAGTCCCGACTCGGACCCGGAGACTTTGAAGCCCGTCGGCTCCGGTTCTGTACCCTGTTGGGGGCCCTTTACCAAGAGACTCCTTCGGATGACTCTCCGCACAGTAGCAATCCTCACTGCTGCGTTTTTGATCCTTCCGGGGCTATTGGCCTTTACTTCAACAAAG GGCCGGGCATACATCACAAATTCACCTATGGAAACCGAACCAGTCGACAATTTCGTTACTCAAGACCGTCGATTAGCCATCGTTCTTCCAGCCAATAACCCAGACCATGAACTTTGCAAAGTCATCACCAGTTCTATAGCCCTTGGCTACCCATGCCCTGTTATCGTCAACTGGGGTAAAACTTACGACCCTTCAAAAGGATGGAAAGGCGGTTCGCACCTAGCCAAGATCACGGGTATGCTAGAATATCTCGACGACGTCGTCAATCCCAAGACCCCTGATGAAAATAGACTTGAGGAGAACGatcttgttgtcttgtctgATTCATACGATGTCTGGTTCCAACTTCCCCCAGACGTTTTGATCAAACGCTACCACGAAGCGAACGCCCAAGCAAATCGTCGACTCGCAGCCCAATACAAAGGACGTGGCAAGGTCACCATGGAGCAAACAATCATCGTGTCAGCACAGAAAAAGTGTTTTCCTCCCCCATCATCAGGGTCTGTTCTCCACTGCGACCAACTCCCAGACAGTCCCGTTCGCAAAGATCTCTATGGTCCCAACACAGACCGCAACCCAAACGACTTTCACGATAACCGGCCCAAATACCTCAACAGTGGTAGTATGATAGGGCCGGTCGGTGATATGAGAAGATATTTTCGTCGTGTTTATGAGCGTATGCAAAGGGGACTTGTCAACGGCAAGGATCTTTACAGTGATCAGGGTATCTTTGCAGAGATATTTGCTGAGCAGGAACTCTGGAGAAGATCCTTGCGTTCGCACAAGTCTGTCGCAAAGGATAAAGACATTGAGTACTTGCACGAGGAGTTCGAGTATCACGTTGGTCTTGACTACACCCAACGGCTATTCATCCCTACGGTCTTTGAAGAGCAAGATGGCGAAATCATTGCACTCAACGACGCAGCAGGTATAGCCGAAAAGTCCAAGACTCTGAATATTTCACCCAGACTCGACGGTGTGCCAGAAGATATCCAGGAGTCCGAAAATcctttaagtaaaatatctGTGCGAGAGCTGGATATCGTTGAAGACTGGGGAGAAATGCCTCTCTACGCTGACTTTTTCTCCGAGGCTATCCCTGTGGTAGTACACCACAACGCTCACAAGGACGGAGCCAAGAAACGGAGGTATACATGGTGGGATCGAATGTGGTATTTTCCTTATCTACGTGAACTTGTAGAGACGCAATTGAAGGAGACCAAAGCGAGGTCTTTGCTTGATATTGTGGTGAATGGAGAGAGGCTGTTGTACTGGGATTCGAGAGCGAGTAAACCACAAAAGAAGCCTCAGACATTTGTTGTTGGGAGTAACGGGAACACCACGTTTACGACGCGTGAGTTTACAGACGTGTGCAAGTCCAAGACGGATCATGAGGAAGCGAAAAAGCCTTGGTGGGATGAGGTATTTAGAGATGGAAAGGGCGATTTGGAGGGATAA
- a CDS encoding hypothetical protein (TransMembrane:1 (i138-157o)~BUSCO:18304at5125), translating to MAQNGETKANNGRKRVLVVGAGAAGMSTAHHLSEHPDKFDVTLIDAVDYCGGQAFSIPIDKERHGASWCNQGVQGGSYIFHHTVTMFNRQGYQADPCELHVSFGKDETFWNNVFPTELLVRHQKEVRRLTTLLKVMRWFEIFFALLPLRLVFKLFMFSEEFTNTIALPMTALFLGTGNETPRVPAIMFERLCTSPTYGMWYPSDKNTVVSNKPPMIVFPKFSEFYETWRKDLVSRGVTVRLSTELTEIVQRNKHGVVVKLKPRTPMPDHHNPAGGDPNAPVGEETFDELVLCCLADTSKRVLGKTATWKEKKVLGSAKFSDDITITHNDAEYMKKHYENFYRDDLAVANVNGTDQTSRLNFAKTEYRPMYYIKMYPEDKSKLEMCFDCTNYQSQFPEKVPFEQHIFQTIYLNKDRDGKLWSDSEIAEDKIIRKDWWHQLCHSYTHYLFVVPWMMFLNAKNHTRFAASWTLVNAHEVAVMSGIAAAVDLGATYPEDLENDKFAFLCFRLYYLLTYGKWYRRNFTSKKYVKEHGETQAAKDGKSWATGLYGSVYKGPGVSEIERSAWRQEIKQGSSTGNLS from the exons ATGGCTCAGAACGGAGAGACAAAGGCTAACAATGGCCGAAAACGCGTCCTTGTTGTAGGAGCTGGTGCAGCTGG CATGTCCACAGCTCACCACTTATCGGAGCACCCAGACAAATTTGATGTGACTCTTATCGATGCAGTTGATTACTGTGGAGGCCAAGCATTCTCTATTCCCATTGACAAAGAACGACATGGCGCGTCTTGGTGCAATCAGGGTGTCCAGGGAGGTTCTTACATCTTCCACCACACTGTCACCATGTTCAATCGCCAGGGTTATCAGGCGGATCCTTGTGAACTACACGTCTCTTTCGGTAAAGACGAAACCTTTTGGAACAACGTGTTTCCTACCGAGCTACTCGTCCGCCACCAAAAAGAAGTCCGTCGTTTGACAACCCTTCTCAAAGTCATGCGCTGGTTCGAaatcttctttgctttactCCCACTGAGACTAGTTTTTAAACTCTTTATGTTTTCTGAAGAGTTTACCAACACTATTGCTCTTCCTATGACAGCCTTGTTCCTTGGTACCGGAAACGAAACACCACGGGTCCCTGCCATCATGTTTGAGAGACTCTGTACGTCGCCAACCTACGGAATGTGGTACCCCTCCGATAAAAACACTGTCGTGAGCAATAAACCACCAATGATTGTGTTTCCCAAGTTCTCGGAATTCTACGAAACATGGCGAAAGGACCTTGTATCACGTGGCGTCACTGTCCGATTATCAACTGAATTGACCGAGATTGTCCAACGAAACAAACATGGAGTTGTTGTCAAGCTCAAGCCCAGAACTCCAATGCCCGATCACCACAACCCAGCAGGAGGAGATCCCAATGCACCCGTCGGAGAAGAAACGTTCGATGAACTTGTTCTCTGCTGTCTGGCCGACACATCGAAGCGCGTCCTAGGAAAGACAGCAAcctggaaggagaaaaagGTTCTCGGATCCGCCAAGTTCAGCGACGATATTACCATCACCCACAACGACGCCGAATACATGAAGAAGCACTACGAGAACTTTTACCGTGATGATCTTGCAGTCGCCAACGTCAACGGCACCGATCAAACATCTCGTCTCAACTTTGCAAAGACCGAGTATCGGCCCATGTACTACATCAAGATGTATCCTGAGGACAAGTCCAAACTGGAGATGTGCTTTGACTGCACAAACTATCAGAGCCAGTTCCCAGAAAAGGTACCCTTTGAGCAACACATTTTCCAAACCATTTATCTCAACAAAGACCGCGATGGAAAGCTGTGGTCAGATAGTGAGATCGCCGAAGACAAGATTATTCGAAAGGATTGGTGGCATCAGCTTTGTCACAGCTACACACACTACCTCTTCGTCGTCCCGTGGATGATGTTCCTCAACGCCAAGAACCATACTCGTTTCGCAGCCTCGTGGACTCTTGTCAACGCTCACGAAGTTGCCGTCATGTCGGGTATCGCCGCTGCCGTGGATCTGGGAGCGACGTACCCTGAAGATCTGGAGAATGATAAGTTTGCCTTTCTTTGCTTCAGGCTGTACTACCTCCTCACATACGGAAAGTGGTATAGACGGAACTTTACTTCCAAGAAGTATGTGAAGGAACATGGAGAGACACAGGCTGCTAAGGATGGTAAGAGTTGGGCTACAGGGCTTTATGGAAGTGTTTACAAGGGACCGGGTGTTTCTGAGATTGAGAGGAGTGCTTGGAGGCAGGAGATCAAGCAGGGTTCCAGCACTGGTAACCTATCTTAG
- a CDS encoding hypothetical protein (TransMembrane:12 (i60-81o101-120i127-146o152-172i184-212o246-265i360-381o401-424i431-450o462-478i490-508o528-547i)) produces MSGSTKFQDDIVPNEELENAGPFGRRSNFLHGLEGLTLYEKKCVLINREIDRQGMGKYQWYIWSLCGFGYLLDLLWAQAFGLVLGPLQQEMGFGVNESGNISTSFNAGLTAGAFVWGFLADIIGRRWAFNLTCLFSSIFGLCLGASNNYNTFLVLTAFVGFGVGGNIPIDTTITLEFIPQNKRFLLACLSVFQPIGVVICSAIAFGFIPVYACSPNFSEPDSLISCNNASAGQRCCSKGDNMGWRYLLFTIGGITLLIFILRFFVFNFRETPKYLVYRGRDEEAINTLQHMAEINKKECGLTVEMFESLQSDESSLGSGDSATPALGAGKKQLNLKWSKKAKLELYRYKMLFSSAKMTRLTILVWLTYIMDYWGFTVAGFYLPSILALKNGAVSVSLKSTYAAYIYTYAPGIVGVLLGATLYRVPAIGRKWTMVLSSALMGISIILFSTVDTRAKNEGLFTMEYFFQSMFNAVLYGWTPEAFPAPIRGTACGLAGFWGRLFGIVSPLIAQHLYGRTSGENGQGDINSVLYLAGGVMLGCVITTALLPNDMMETRDERS; encoded by the exons ATGTCGGGATCAACTAAATTCCAAGACGATATCGTGCCGAACGAAGAGCTTGAGAATGCAGGCCCCTTTGGTCGCCGCAGTAACTTCCTTCATGGCCTCGAAGGTCTTACCCTCTACGAGAAGAAATGCGTCCTCATCAACCGCGAGATCGATCGTCAGGGTATGGGCAAGTACCAATGGTACATCTGGTCCCTTTGCGGCTTCGGATATCTCTTGGATCTCCTCTGGGCGCAGGCTTTTGGTCTTGTGTTAGGTCCTCTACAACAAGAGATGGGCTTCGGAGTTAATGAGTCTGGAAATATCTCTACAAGTTTCAATGCTGGACTCACAGCTGGTGCTTTTGTTTGGGGGTTTTTGGCGGATATTATTG GTCGTCGTTGGGCATTCAACTTGACATGCTTGTTCTCTTCCATCTTTGGACTCTGTCTCGGTGCGTCGAATAATTACAACACCTTTTTGGTCTTGACTGCCTTTGTCGGGTTTGGTGTTGGTGGAAATATTCCTATTGACACGACCATCACTCTTGAGTTTATTCCCCAG AACAAACGATTCCTACTGGCTTGTCTGTCCGTGTTTCAACCCATCGGAGTTGTCATCTGCAGTGCCATCGCCTTTGGCTTCATTCCCGTCTATGCCTGCTCACCCAACTTCTCCGAACCAGACTCTCTCATATCATGCAACAATGCATCAGCCGGCCAAAGGTGTTGTTCAAAGGGTGATAACATGGGATGGAGATACCTTCTATTCACCATTGGTGGAATTaccctcctcatcttcatccttcgCTTCTTTGTCTTTAACTTTCGTGAGACGCCAAAGTATCTCGTCTACCGTGGCCGCGACGAAGAGGCTATCAACACCCTGCAGCACATGGCTGAGATTAACAAGAAGGAGTGTGGTCTTACTGTTGAGATGTTTGAGTCACTTCAGAGTGATGAGAGTTCTCTTGGAAGTGGTGATAGTGCAACTCCTGCTCTTGGAGCTGGCAAGAAACAGCTCAACTTGAAGTGgtccaagaaggccaagttGGAATTGTACCGCTACAAGATGTTGTTTTCTTCAGCCAAGATGACCCGATTGACTATTCTGGTGTGGTTGACGTATATCATGGATTACTGGGGTTTCACAGTTGCTG GCTTCTATCTTCCCAGCATTCTCGCTCTCAAGAACGGTGCTGTATCCGTCAGTCTCAAGTCAACATACGCCGCCTACATTTATACCTACGCTCCAGGTATTGTTGGAGTTCTTCTCGGTGCAACCTTGTATCGCGTCCCTGCCATCGGCCGAAAATGGACAATGGTTTTGTCCTCTGCTCTAATGGGTATCTCCATCATCCTGTTCTCAACAGTTGACACACGAGCCAAGAATGAAGGACTCTTCACCATGGAGTATTTCTTCCAATCAATGTTTAACGCTGTATTGTATGGATGGACACCTGAAGCCTTCCCTGCGCCTATTCGCGGTACCGCTTGCGGTCTTGCAGGATTCTGGGGAAGGTTGTTTGGTATCGTGAGTCCGTTGATCGCTCAGCATTTATATGGTCGAACTAGTGGGGAAAATGGACAAGGCGATATCAACAGCGTGCTGTACTTGGCTGGTGGTGTTATGTTGGGCTGTGTTATTACCACGGCACTGTTGCCGAATGATATGATGGAGACCAGAGATGAGAGATCGTAA